gtccatcaagttggtgatgccatccagccatctcatcccctgtcatccccttctcctcctgcccccaatccctcccagcatcagagtcttttccagtgagtcaactcttggcatgaggtggccaaagtactggagtttcagctttagcatcattccttccaaagaaatcccagggctgatctccttcagaatggactggttggatctccttgcagtccaaggtactctcaagagtcttctccaacaccacagttcaaaagcattaattcttcggtgctcagctttcttcacagtccaactctcacatccatacatgaccacaggaaaaaccatagccttgactagacggacctttgtttgcaaagtaatgtctctgcttttcaatatgctgtctaggttggtcataacttttcttccaaggagtaagagccACCAGTGTGAAGGTAATGAAGTGAAATTAGAATCCAACAGTTCCTGTGGCAGCCACCAGGGGGCACCACCAGCCCAGAGCAGGTTGATACCTAGGGGCAAACTCACCTACGCCAGACTTGGTGTCCTGTCTGTATTCACAGATATTTACACATTGTGTTTGTATTACTATTTCTGAATCTGCCCATGTTGCTGGATTGAGATTACCCCATAAAAATGAATTGTCTGCCTCCCGGTTAGAGTGAAATCCAGTAGATATTTTTGGCGGTTTGTTTAGAGATGAACTCAGTTTGCTGGGATTGACTAATATTTACAGACCAAAAGTTCGAAAGATGATAGTGCACTCTGTTCATTCTGTAAAACCATTGCAGCTGGACATTATttaatttcagtttgtttttgcAGCTTGGTGGTCTGTCATGCCACCAAGGACTAGAATAGACTAGAATAGGGAAATTCAGAAATAGAATAAATTGAGAGTCTGTTGGCTCAGCTGGTCTCCAAGTTAATAGTCAATACTTAAATTGTTTTATCTAGTGAAGTCGCTTGCATATGAAACTCAAAAGAGGGGCTGAGTACACAGGGCTGTTTCCCAGTGCCTTCTGTAGCTCATGTCTATGTGACTGAGGGAAAATACCACACCCCAATGGCAAACAGCAGAGGGTGAGGTAAATGGAGCAGGTGTGGAGGATCCCAGCGTGGTTCTAGGCTCTTAGCCAATAGATGAATCTTATCAAGAAATGGGACTAGCCCTcgctttgttttatttataaccTTGCATTCTTGAGAAAGGAAACAGCTGTTTTGGTCATTCTTGTCAATGGGCTTAACTTCTGAGTTCACATACATCACAGAGCATTTACTTagtctttttttatatattttaaaatgaaatgtgatgagtcctgctctttttaaaaatatctgacacAGCCTAAAAATACAGATGCTGTTTATCTCACGGTGACACTGTGCCTGCCAATGTCATATCACCTGCAGCAGAAACTCTTTTCTTCAGCTCTGTTGGAAGAATTTCAGGTGTCAGCATTCTATTTGAAAGGGTCCTAGAGAAGGTGCCCACAAACTTTTTTCTGTCAGGGGCCAAATAATAAGTGTTTTAGGCTTTTCAGGCAAGTCTTTTAGGCTTAGTGGGCTATATGCAATCTGTCAGACATCCTCACCTCTGTCTTTGCAGTAGAGacagccacagacaatatgtaaacaaatgagcatgcttgtgtgccaataaaactttatttatggaaactgaaatgtaaatttcatataattttcatgtgttacaaaatatcctttttttttttcaataatttcaGAATGTAGAAGCCATTCTTAGCTTGCAAGCCTTATAAAGAGAGGtggcagggacttctctggtggtccagtggctaagactctgcaatcccaatgcagggggcctgggtttgatcactgtcagggaactagatccaacaTGCTGTAGCTAAGAGttcaagtgctgcaactaaagacccagcacaggcaaatcCATAAAAAAAATATTAGCGAGAGAGATGGCAGGCTAGATCTGGCTCTCGGGCAATAATTTGCTGATCCCTGTCCTAGATGGATTAATAAGTGACGGTTCTAAAGGACCTCAAGTGGTGTGACGTTTAGAGAGTAGTCAAAGATGTCACACGTGTGAATGTGCCTCTGGATCTATTTGTTAGGAGAGAGGAGAGTGAGGGCTGGTTTAGAATTGGTATTGAggggagtggagaaggcaatggcaccccactctagtactcttgcctggaaaatcccatggacggaggagcctggtaggctgcagtccatggggtcgctgggagttggacacaactgagcgacttcactttcgcttttcactttcatgcactgaagaaggaaatggcaacccactccagtgttcttgcctggagaatcccaggaacaggggagcctggtgggctgctgtccatggggtcgcacagagtcaaatacgactgaagcgacttagcagcagaagcagcagcattgaAGGGAGTTgaaatagaagagggaaaagagaacaGAGGAGAATGAACCAGTAAATTCTAGAAAGTTCTTTTGCTTCCTTCCTTGTGTTTCTGCAGTTCTTACTGAAGTGTAACGATTAGCCCAGTAGCAGAGTGAGCACATGCTAAGTTGCCCCTGTTGTGTGCacgtctttgcaaccctatggaatgtagcccgccaggcttctctatccatggaattctctaggcaagaatactggagtgggttgccatgccttcctccaggggatcttcccaacccaggaacccaagtctcttatgtctgctccaatggcaggcgaattctttatcactggtgccacctgggaagtcctcggTACAGAATGATATGGTGCAATTCAACTGGCCTTTCCCTGCCCCAGATTGCTTTAACTGGCCTTTTCAGTTCGAGTTGTCATAAACAGCATGTGTGACAAAGAGCAAAATTCTAACCTTTCTCAAGCAGGAGGAGCATCTGAGGCTAGTTCCTCCTGTGCAGGAGTTGGGACTGTGATTGTCTGCTTTTTATGTCAGCCACGTGGCCAGCATGACTTCAAATACTGGTCCATGGTCTTCAGAACCTGAGATACTGGCTATAGAATTTTAATCTTCAAGAGTCAaaaggaggggacttccctggtggtccagtgatcaaGACTCCACACTTAagggcatgggttccattcctgatcggagaactaagatccaagcatgaatactggagtgggttggtatttcctcctccaggggatcttcccgacccggagattgaacccctgtctcctgcattgcaggcagattctttaccgctgtgcggcctgggaagcccttgctgcCACCACTGAACTCCTCTTAGCATCTTTGCTGGCCCCTCCTACCTCCTCCTTCCTCTAGAAGGAAGGTGCCATCACTTTAGAAATAAACCTGTGTGCCATCACTCTAGAAATAAACCAGAGCTTCTGCAGGAGAGGCCAGGTCCTTGCACCAtgaaatattgggcttccctgacagctcattggtaaagaatccacctgcaatgcaggagcctcaggtttgatccctggatctgaaagatcacctggaagagggcatggcaactcaccccagtattcttgcctggagaatcccgtggacagaggagcctgatgggctacaatccatagggtcaaaaagagtcgggtacgactgaagtgacttagctcccATGCACATACCATGAAATATCAGGTAGCAACAGTCTGAGGTCTTATTGAATAAGCTGATAACATTTGTCTCTTCTGTCCTCCTTTCATATGAAAATGTCGAAGTcttcctattattttctttccattttcaggTTTCCCATCTTTGGCCAGAACTGATTTGCCAAACCCAGGGGTAGCTCAGGAAAACTCCATCTTCCCTGGCGGATCTTCCCATGCCATCACTCCCACTCACCAACCTCCAACCCATGACTCAGAGCCCACGGTCTTATGGAGAGATTCGTTTTCTCAGACGTCTGGATCCTCGGATCACTTGGAGAAACTACTCAAGATTGATCTGGAGAGCCCACCGTCATCTGATTATAAAGAAGAAGGCCACTCTCAGACGTCACAGTCTTCCTCAGGACCAGCAATAGCTAATCTGCTGCCTGAAAATGTGACGGCGTTCCCCTCTACGATGGCGGTGTCTTCTCTGCACACCGTCCTGGCCACTCCGAAGTCTCTCTCCGCATCCCTCCCTGCCACCAACATGGCAGTGATGCCATCTCTGACTTGGCAGCCTCAGAGAGCCACCTCCGCCCCAACCCTAGCCACGATCACTAGCACGACCACAACTGCGGCTTCGACTTCCCTCTCTAGGGCATCCACGGACTCGCGACGCCCACCCGCCGCAGTGCCCTTTCGAGACATCGCCAATCTGACTTGGAGTGCGGAGGATGCCGGGGCCTCTGTTACATTTCCTTTGTCAAATGTGGATTCTCCTGCCACAAATAAGACAGCTTCCCAGGAGAATGGGAAGGCCAGTCCAGGCGACCCCTCCCTGAGCAATGCTCCAGGAAGCCAGCAAGGCTTTGCCGTTGAGCAGTGGCTCCTGATTGGGACTGTGCTCTTTGGGGTCCTCTTTCTTGCCATAGGCCTGGCCCTCTTGGGCAGAATGCTCCTAGAATCCCTCCGCAGAAAACGTTACTCGAGGCTTGATTATTTGATCAATGGCATCTACGTTGACATCTAAGGAGAACACTAGCTATCTCTTAATTCGTGTAGTTACTACTGGCCTCACTGCAGCGAGTTTCTGATGACTTTCTGATCTTCGCAGGATTTTTCAAGTGTTTTGAAGACAGGCAGATGCCTCTTACTGAGTTCTTTTTGCTTGTTCTTTAAAGAGAAAGGGGGCAAAGAAACAAATGGGGTGGCCTGAGTGATCTGTCTCTAAACCATTAGATGAAAACAAAGCTCTACCTAAAGCAATAAAGAATAATTGCCACATAAATTGGAAAGCGACTGGCTTTTTTACAGAGAAGAAGGGTTAGGATTCCTAGGCTCCATTTCACTAATGTTTCTGGTTCCAGATAAAGTTGACTGTTTATGATATTAATTCTAATGgatttactttcctttttataaGAATTCCAATAAAACTTATTCCAGATGTAGTTCCTTCcaattaaatatttgaataaatcttTTGGTACTCAGTAATGTTCCTGTAAATGACACATCCAGTTGGATAACTTTAAATTTATTCCCACCAGCAAAATGATTAAATGATGAAAATATGTGTTCTAAGTTAAAATGACACCCCCCCCCTTTTCCCATCAGTGAGCAAAAGGGAGTCCTTAGGGAGAATTCTAGCAGAATATTAGCCTGCATGGAGACAATGATAAGTGAGTTCTGATACATGGCCAAATCTACTTTGGGTCTGTTCTagctattttttttcaaagaaataaaatacacaggCATTTTCTAAACTTAAGTAAGTTTAAAATGTAACAGTATGATTTATAATTCCTTATCTAAACTTGACCAATAGTCAATTTTGGCTTTATTTGGAATAACAATGGAAATAAGAGATAACACTTAAAATGACAGGCGTACCCCATTTTATTGTTCTTCACTTTATCACACTTTGCAGTGTGTACACTgcatttttttacaaattgacGATTTACGACAACCCTGCTTCAAGCAAGTCTGTTGGCACTGTTTTTCAACAGCATTCGTTCAGttcctgtctctgtgtcacatttttgtTAATTCTCATGACATTTCaagctttttcaaaattattgtaTTAGTTCTCAGGATCTGTAGTTAATGATCTTTGATATTACTGCTATGaattgctgaaggctcagatgatggttagcattctttctagcaatattttaatattaagtaaggtgtatactttttttttttagacagtaCTATTGCACTTACTACTCAGTATGGTGTAAACGTAACTCTGTAGGCTttgggaaacaaaaaaatttgtgtgactcactttCTTGCTGTAGTCACTTTACTGCAGTGATCTGGAACCGAACCCACAGcatctctgaggtctgcctgcATTATTgaatggttttgttgttgttcagttgctaagtcatgccggactcttttgtgaacccgtggactgtagcataccgggcttctctgtcctccactatctcctggagtttgctcaaattcacatccatggagtcagtgatgctatctaaccatctcatcttccccttctcattttgcctttgatctatctttcccagcatcagggtcttttccaacgagtcagctcttcacttcaggtggccgaagtattggaggagcctcagcttcagcaatagtccttccaatgaatattcagggttgatttcctttagtatcgactggtttgatcttcttgcagtccaagggactctcaagagttctctccAGTACCACAGTCTGAAAACATGAATTCTTCGACTCTTCTTTatgctccagctctcacatccatacatgattaccagaaaaattatagctttgactatacagacctttgatTAATATGCTGTAATTTGTATTGATTAGTTATGACAGCGTCTGAAGTGAAACTGGGGTAACTGGGAATCCAGGAGGCTGCCTGGGTCACTTTGACACCTCACCTCTCTGGACTTTAATTTACTTACTTGCAGAGCAAGGGATTTTGGTCCTTTCCTGGTGTCATCAGGGTTTTTAAAGACAAAAGTGGGATTCATGTGAGAATTTATATAGTGACCGCTAGAGGGCAGTAGCTGGTTAATAAGTAGAGCCCAGGAAGGCAAATGTAGACAAAGACAGAAGCAGGCTTGgcttttctcctccctccttcccatcccctTGCCTGGTACCCCCTCCTCGTCCTCCCTGGTTTACACTAAGCTCATAAAGCTCATTAAGAGGAAAGCTGGCCTATTGAAAATActacttttcatatattttccaaCTTAACAGCTTGACACAAATCTCCAAGGGGTTTACATAAGCTTTAAGTAGGTTGAATAAATAAAACCTTGACTCAATttaatttaacaagtatttattgaatatccaCATGTAGACCAGAATCAGATTAGTAACTAAGTGCCTTGGAATTTGAACATTTCTCCTCTTTTTGTTAACAGAATTGGATAGTGGAAATAAGGCTTTCAATGGCTTTTATAAAGGCCTTCTCCTGGTTCTTCTGTAGTTCTCCACCCAGCTTGCAGTTTTTCTTGTGATGGAGAACCTGAATTGGGAACCTAGACAAGAGATGCTATGGGCCACACCTCTGGCTGTGACTGTGAGGGTTTGGATTGTAGGGGAACCACCAAGCTGAGACGTCCTTTCCTGGGAGAAAGAGTAGCTCTTCTGACATCATTGTCTGCTTATTAACCCATCACTGTGGGTGAGATGCAGCACTGGGCAGTCAAAGGGGGAGAAGCCTGCATCTGTTTCCTTTGAAATACCTGCATCTGTTTCCTTTGAAATATCTTTCAGAGTGACTGGCCTATCCGAGCTTCTCGACCAAGTGAACTAAATTTATGTACCTCTTCCTTTGGTTCAAGCAAAGGAAAGTGACAGCCTAGAACAGATGAGAAGACTAGGAAGGTCCCCCAGCTCAAAGATACCCTCTCTCCATATTTCATCAAGTTACTCACCTAGGTTAAAAAGCAAACTCTTACAAAAGTGAACgaccagggcttctctggtggctcagcggtaaagaatccacctgccaatgcaggagacatgggttccatccctagtctggaaagatcccgcatgccacggagcaactaatcCGGTGCACCACGACTActcagcctgtgctctggagcccagctactgaagcctgggcaccCTAGAGCTCAtgttttgcaacaagagaagccactgcagtgagaagcccccactccacgactagagagtagtccccactcgccacagctagagaaaagtccacggagcaacgaagacccagcacagccataaataaataaacaattattttaaaaaagaaagcttaaGGATAAAGGAATAAAGGATAAACCTGAAGGATAAAGCCTATGAAGCTTATTGACTCTTGATGAATACCActatgttcttctttctcagttcCCCCTGGCCTGAGTGAGGCAGCCTTGAAATCTTTGGCTTCCAGACTGTGGGGGGCACTGCGGATTTTCCTTGCAGCAGGCAGCCCAGCTCCACTTTTGCCTCATTTGTTTATTGGTTGGAAGTGCCAGATTCTTTCCCAGCCCCTCCTGCAGTTAGGGATAGGCCTAGCTGAAAGGAAGCCTACTGGCAGCTAGGAAAGGTTACCCTCCTTGGTAAGTGAGGCCTGCACAAGGTAAAAAGCCCCTATTTCCTGCTTGGACTGATGTTCATGTGAGGACTTACTACTTGTAGCTACTGCAGCCTTTCTGCCACCATGAGGGAAGAAATCCCTAA
This window of the Bos taurus isolate L1 Dominette 01449 registration number 42190680 breed Hereford chromosome 5, ARS-UCD2.0, whole genome shotgun sequence genome carries:
- the MANSC1 gene encoding MANSC domain-containing protein 1 precursor; amino-acid sequence: MFFWGGWSLTYTFVMICFLTLRLSTSQNCLTESLEDVVIDIQLSLSKGIRGNEPIHTLTPQDCINSCCSTKNISGDKACNLMIFDTQKKFKLPNCYLFFCPSEEACPLKPAKGLMSYRIIRGFPSLARTDLPNPGVAQENSIFPGGSSHAITPTHQPPTHDSEPTVLWRDSFSQTSGSSDHLEKLLKIDLESPPSSDYKEEGHSQTSQSSSGPAIANLLPENVTAFPSTMAVSSLHTVLATPKSLSASLPATNMAVMPSLTWQPQRATSAPTLATITSTTTTAASTSLSRASTDSRRPPAAVPFRDIANLTWSAEDAGASVTFPLSNVDSPATNKTASQENGKASPGDPSLSNAPGSQQGFAVEQWLLIGTVLFGVLFLAIGLALLGRMLLESLRRKRYSRLDYLINGIYVDI
- the MANSC1 gene encoding MANSC domain-containing protein 1 isoform X1 codes for the protein MEVPALGTLPDLTLCTSSSGCSFVSFMIKCNRDKACNLMIFDTQKKFKLPNCYLFFCPSEEACPLKPAKGLMSYRIIRGFPSLARTDLPNPGVAQENSIFPGGSSHAITPTHQPPTHDSEPTVLWRDSFSQTSGSSDHLEKLLKIDLESPPSSDYKEEGHSQTSQSSSGPAIANLLPENVTAFPSTMAVSSLHTVLATPKSLSASLPATNMAVMPSLTWQPQRATSAPTLATITSTTTTAASTSLSRASTDSRRPPAAVPFRDIANLTWSAEDAGASVTFPLSNVDSPATNKTASQENGKASPGDPSLSNAPGSQQGFAVEQWLLIGTVLFGVLFLAIGLALLGRMLLESLRRKRYSRLDYLINGIYVDI